ACCGGGGGCTTCACCCGCACCGGCATCTGCACGATCGTCGACATGCAGTCCCTCGAGATCGAAATCGACGTCAACGAGAGCTACATCAACCGCGTCCGCGCCGGTCAGCCGGTCGAGGCCACGCTCGACGCCTATCCCGAGTGGCGCATCCCGTGCCACGTCGTCGCGATCATCCCGACCGCCGACCGCAACAAGTCCACCGTTCGGGTTCGCATCGGCTTTGAGGCCCTCGATCCGCGCATCCTGCCGGAAATGAGTGCCAAGGTGGGCTTCCGCGAAGCGGCCTCCGGCGTCGTCGGTCCGTCGTCCGCCCGCCGCGGCGTGCTCGTGCCCCGTGCGGCGGTGATCTCCGACGGCGGACGCGCCGTCGTGCTGGTGGTGAGCGGCAGCGTCGCCGAGCGCCGCGCCGTCACCGTCGCGGCCGGGCAGGGCGAGGACGCCCTGGTGACCGCCGGGCTCGCCGCCGGCGAACGCGTGATCCTTCGTCCACCTCCGGGCCTCACCGACGGCACGCGCGTCGATCTCCTCACCCCATGAGCACGTCCCCCCTCACTGCCGGCGACGCCGTCGTCCGGCTGACCGGCGTCGAAAAGGTCTTCCACCGCGGCGCGGAGGACATCCATGTGCTGCGCGACGTGAACCTCACCGTCGCGCCGGGCGAGTTCCTGGCGCTGATGGGCCCGTCGGGCTCGGGCAAGAGCACGCTGCTGAACCTGATCGGCGGACTGGACCGGCCGACGCAGGGCGTCGTCGAGGTCGCAGGGGAGAGCGTGCACACGCTTTCGGATCACCGGCTCGCCGGCTGGCGGGCGCGGCACATCGGTTTCGTCTTCCAACTCTACAATCTCCTCCCGGTCCTGAGCGCGGAGCGCAACGTCGAGCTCCCGCTCCTGCTCACGCACCTGGGCCGGGCCGAGCGGCGGAAGCACGTGGCCACGGCGCTGGCGGTCGTGGGGCTCTCGCATCGTGCGACGCACTTCCCCCGCGAGCTCTCGGGCGGCGAACAGCAGCGCGTGGGCATCGCCCGCGGGATCGTCACTGATCCGACGCTGTTGTTGTGCGACGAGCCCACCGGCGACCTCGACCGCAAGGCGGGGGACGAGGTGCTCGACCTCCTGCAGGCGCTCAGCCGCCAGCACGGCAAGACGATCATCATGGTGACGCACGACCCGCATGCATCGGCCCGTGCGTCGCGCACCGTGTACCTCAACAAGGGCCAAATCGAGGCCACCCCGGGGGTGTAGGCCGCCGTGCCCCGCCGCCTTCGCTCCGCCGCCGCCCGTATCACCACGCCATGTACGCGCACCTCGTCTGGGCCAACCTGAAGCGGCACAAGCTCCGCACCGGCCTCACGCTGCTGTCGATCGTCGTGGCGTTCCTGCTGTTCGGGCTGCTCGCTGCGATCAAGCAGGGCCTGCTCGGCGGCGTGACGCTCGCCGGCGCCAGCCGGCTTATCGTGCGCCACAAGGTCTCGATCATCCAGTTGCTGCCGGAGAGCTACCAGGCGCGCATGCAGCGGATCCCCGGCGTGGCGCTGGCCACCCACTATACCTGGTTTGGCGGCATCTATCAGGACCCGAAGAACTTTTTCATGCAGCAGCCGGTGATCCCGGATGAATTCGTTGCCATGAACCCCGAGATCGTTCTGGCGCCGGAGCAACTGGCCACGTGGCGGCGCACCCGCACCGGCGCGATCGTGGGCCGCAAGACGGCCGAGCGGTTCGGCTGGAAAGTCGGCGATCGCATCCCGCTCACGGCCCCCATCTGGCGAAACGCCGACGGCACCCACCAGTGGCAGTTCGACCTCGTCGGCATCTACGACGGCCGGGAGAAGAACACGGACACGACCAGCATGTTTTTCCGGTACGACTACTTCAACGAGTCGCGGCCGGAGCAGATCCGCGGCTGGGTCGGCTGGTACGCCATCAAGATCGAGGACCCGGCGCAGGCCGCCGCCGTCGCCCAGCGGGTCGACGCCGAATTCGAGAATTCTCCGGCTGAGACGAAGACCGAGCCGGAGGGCGCGTTCATCCAGGGGTGGGCGAGCCAGATCGGCGACATCGCCCTCATCACCGCGTCGATCCTCGGGGCCGTCTTTTTCACCATCCTCCTCGTCACCGGAAACACGATGTCGCAGGCCGTGCGCGAGCGTACCGGCGAGTTGGGCGTGCTCAAGGCGATCGGCTTCACGAACGGCCAGGTCGTCGCCCTCGTCCTCGCGGAGTCCTGCTGCCTCGCGCTCGTGGGCGGCTGCGGCGGACTCGGGCTCGCCGCGCTCGTGACGGCCAACGGCGATCCCACCGGCGGCATGCTGCCGATGTTTGCGTTCCCGACGCGCGACCTCCTGCTCGGCGTCCTGCTCAGCCTCGCCCTCGGCCTAGTCACCGGCTTCTTCCCCGCGCTCCAGGCCATGCGCCTCCGTGTTGCCGACGCCCTCCGCCGCCTCGCCTGACCGCCCTTTCCCCGCCCTCCTCGCCTGCTTCCGTCCTTCATCCCTTCCGTCACCCACGTTCACTCTCACTCTCACTCTCACTCTCACTTCCCCGTTGTCCTCCCTCTTCAATTGGCTCTCCCAGATCGGCGCCGTGACGACGTTCGGTCTGCTCGGCATCCCCCAGCGTCGCGGCTCGGTGGCGGCGGCGGTGTGCGGCATCGCCGGGGTCGTGGCGGTGCTGGTGGGCGTCTTGTCGATCGGCGCCGGCTTCCGGCGGGCCATGATGTCCTCGGGCGCGCCCGACACCGTCATCGTGCTGCGCAGCGGCGCGGACACCGAGATGGTGAGCGGGCTGTCACGCGAGCAGACGCGGCTGATTGCGGACACGCCCGGAATCGTGCGCCGCGCGGAGGGGCCGCTTTCTTCGGCGGAACTGTTCGTGATCATCAATCTCCCGAAGCTCTCGACCGGCACCGATGCCAATGTCCCGTTGCGCGGCGTGGAGCGTCCCGCGTTCCTCGTGCGGGACCAGGTGCGGATCGTCGAGGGGCGGGCGTTTGCCTGGGGCAAGAACGAGGTGATCGTGGGTGTCGGCGCCTCGCGGACATTTGCCGGCCTGCGCGTTGGCGACCGGCTCAAGGTTGGCCGCAGCGAGTGGCCGGTGGTCGGCGTGTTTTCCGCCGAGGGCGGGGCGGCCGAATCGGAGATCTGGAGCGACGCAACGGTCCTGCAGTCTGCCTACCAGCGTGGCGACAGCTTCCAGTCGGTTGCCGCGCGGCTCGAATCGCCCGAGGCCTTCCGCGTTTTCAAGGATGCGCTCACGACGAACCCGCGCCTGGAGGTGAAAGTGTTGCGCACGGCGGACTACTACGCGGAGCAGTCCACTGCGTTGGTGCGGCTGATCACGACGCTCGGCTATCTCGTGGCCGCGCTCATGGCCGTGGGCGCGGTGTTTGGCGCGCTGAACACGATGTACAGCTCGGTGGCTGCGCGCACACGGGAGATCGCCACCTTGCGGGCGCTCGGTTTCGGGCGCGGTGCCGTTGTCGTGGCGGTGATGCTCGAGTCGATCGCGCTCGCGTTGGTCGGCGGCGCGCTGGGCGCGGTGGTCGCCTATCTGGGTTTCAACGGTTTCCAGGCTGCCACGGTGAACTGGCAGAGTTTCAGCCAAGTCACCTTCGCCTTTGCCGTCACCCCCGCGCTGCTCCTGCAGGGAGTCGTGCTCGCCACCGTGATTGGAATCATCGGCGGTCTGCTGCCGGCGGTGCGCGCCGCGCGCCAACCCGTCGCAAAGGCCCTGCGCGAACTGTGAGCGCGCGCGGCGGCTTTCTTCATAATGCCGCAGGAAAGTATCCGGACATTATTCCGGAGTATCTGGACATTATTCGATAAGTTTCCGTCCGACGGGGTTTTATAATTGCAGCCCTCCTGCCCTCGCATCGTTGGCTTTCCCGAACCAACGCGTGATTCCGTCGCTCGGGCGCGCGGCCAATTCGGCTGAGACTCGCCGGCGTGCCCGGCGGGGGCTACATCGGGGCGCATGAAAGATCATGCCGCGGATGAAATCCTGGGCAGCTACGAGCACTTCGACGAAGACAAGCGGCTCGCGGATCCGTATGGCGTGCTGCAACGTCGGCATACGGAAGAAATCCTGCGCCGGTATCTGCCGCCGGCTCCCGCCGACGTTCTCGATGTGGGCGGCGCGACGGGCCCTTACGCTTTCTGGCTCGCTGATCTCGGCTACGCCGTGCACCTCGTCGATCTGGTGCCCCGGCACGTGGACCTGGCGCGGCA
The Opitutus sp. ER46 DNA segment above includes these coding regions:
- a CDS encoding ABC transporter ATP-binding protein, coding for MSTSPLTAGDAVVRLTGVEKVFHRGAEDIHVLRDVNLTVAPGEFLALMGPSGSGKSTLLNLIGGLDRPTQGVVEVAGESVHTLSDHRLAGWRARHIGFVFQLYNLLPVLSAERNVELPLLLTHLGRAERRKHVATALAVVGLSHRATHFPRELSGGEQQRVGIARGIVTDPTLLLCDEPTGDLDRKAGDEVLDLLQALSRQHGKTIIMVTHDPHASARASRTVYLNKGQIEATPGV
- a CDS encoding FtsX-like permease family protein; protein product: MYAHLVWANLKRHKLRTGLTLLSIVVAFLLFGLLAAIKQGLLGGVTLAGASRLIVRHKVSIIQLLPESYQARMQRIPGVALATHYTWFGGIYQDPKNFFMQQPVIPDEFVAMNPEIVLAPEQLATWRRTRTGAIVGRKTAERFGWKVGDRIPLTAPIWRNADGTHQWQFDLVGIYDGREKNTDTTSMFFRYDYFNESRPEQIRGWVGWYAIKIEDPAQAAAVAQRVDAEFENSPAETKTEPEGAFIQGWASQIGDIALITASILGAVFFTILLVTGNTMSQAVRERTGELGVLKAIGFTNGQVVALVLAESCCLALVGGCGGLGLAALVTANGDPTGGMLPMFAFPTRDLLLGVLLSLALGLVTGFFPALQAMRLRVADALRRLA
- a CDS encoding FtsX-like permease family protein → MSSLFNWLSQIGAVTTFGLLGIPQRRGSVAAAVCGIAGVVAVLVGVLSIGAGFRRAMMSSGAPDTVIVLRSGADTEMVSGLSREQTRLIADTPGIVRRAEGPLSSAELFVIINLPKLSTGTDANVPLRGVERPAFLVRDQVRIVEGRAFAWGKNEVIVGVGASRTFAGLRVGDRLKVGRSEWPVVGVFSAEGGAAESEIWSDATVLQSAYQRGDSFQSVAARLESPEAFRVFKDALTTNPRLEVKVLRTADYYAEQSTALVRLITTLGYLVAALMAVGAVFGALNTMYSSVAARTREIATLRALGFGRGAVVVAVMLESIALALVGGALGAVVAYLGFNGFQAATVNWQSFSQVTFAFAVTPALLLQGVVLATVIGIIGGLLPAVRAARQPVAKALREL